A window of Phenylobacterium sp. NIBR 498073 genomic DNA:
TGTTGTCGAAGAAGGCGTTGTTATAGCGCATGAAGCTCTCGGACTGGCGGTAGTAGTCGCCGCGCAGGGTGGCGTTCCAGCCGTTGGGCAGCTCCCAGCGGTACTGGGCTCCGAGCGAGACGGTCCACTCCGGGGCGTTGGGCAGGTCGTTGCCGGAGAGGTCCTGGATCACCCCTTCGCCGGCGCCGTTGGCGAAGCGCGAGACGCCCGGGCCGTAGTTGTAGACGGCGTTGGTGAGCGCATCTGCGGTGGCCGGCGCCACGCCCGCCGCCAGCAGCCGGCCACGGATCGTCGAGGTCCCTGAGCCGGTGCCGCCGCAGGCGAAGTTGGCCAGCAGGGTCGAGCCGCCCGGAACCCGCAGCAGGTTGGCCACGCCTTGGGCGTTGAGAATACAGCCGCCGTTGGTCGAGTTGGCGTAGATGTAGGCCGAGTTGTCCTGAGTGCGGTTGAAGGTGTCGACCACCATGCCCTTTTCGATCTCGGTGTTCAGGTAGCCGATGTTGGCGTTGAGCCGCAGGTTGTCGATCGGCTCCCAGATCGATTCCATCTCCACGCCCCAGATCTTGGCGTCGATGTTCTCGTTGTAGACCGAGCGGTTCACGCTGCGGCCGATCTGATAGCCCTGATAGTCGTAGTAGAAGCCGGTCAGGTTCAGCAGCAGCCGGCCGCCGGCCAGGGTGTTCTTGGTCCCGATCTCGTAGGCGTTGACGAATTCCGGCTCGTAGCTGGGGTTCAGGCCGAGGGTCACGACGCCCGGCGGGTTGAAGCCGCCGCCCTTGTAGCCCTTGGAGTACGAGGCGTAGATCAAGGTGTCGTCGGTGAACGACAGGTCCGGCGACCAGTCCACGTTCAGGCGGCCGGTGGTCTCCTGGAACTGCACCTCCTGGTCGGCGGTGAAGGTGGGGCCGCGGCCGGGGGTGAACAGGGTCGAGCCGCTGCCGCGGGTCCACTTCTTGTCGTCGGTGTAGCGCAGGCCGAGCGTGACCCTCAGGTCGTCGGTCGCCTGCCAGTAGAGCTCGCCGAAAGCGGCCTTCGACTCCAGCTTATATTCGCTGAGGCTGATGTAGTAGTTGTGACCGGTGAAGTCCGGATCGCGCAGCGGATCGACATAGGCCAGCGGCTGGACCACGCGCACCGCCGCGGTCGCCGCGTTGGTGGCGACATAGGTGATGCTGGTCGCCTCGTAGTCGAGGTAGATGCCTCCGACGTTGAAGTTGAAGGCGCCGTCGAAGTTGGACTGCAGGCGCAGTTCCTGGGTCCATTGCTCGTTGTGGCTCGTGCCGCCGGACTCGCTCATCAGGCGGTCGGTGACCCCGAACTGTGGGTCGTTCAGCACCCCGTTCGGCGTGAACGGCGTGATCCCGAACGGCACCGACGAGAAGCCGCCGGTGGAGTCGCCGCGGGTGTAGTTCTCATTCTCGTTATAGCTGGTCAGCGAGGTCGCGGTGAGCTCGGGGGTGATGTCCCATTCGAGGTTCAGCTCGTAGAGGTCGGTGCGCGGCCGGTAGGTCGGGCGGCCATAGACCTCGATTTCGCGCAGGTTGCGCGAGATGGTCTTGCCGGCGAAGGCGTCGGTGGTCTGCAGGCCGATCTGCCGGGCGATGATGCCGGTGAAGGTCGAGAGTTGGTTGGTCGTTCCGTAGACGTTGTCGCCATAGACAGAGGCGGGCAGGCAGCCCTGGGTGAACGCGGCCTGGGCCGCGCCGGTCGGCACGCCGAGCACGTTGGTGAGGCCAAGGTCCTTCTGGCACAGCTGCTTGCGGGCGCCGCGGGTATCGTCCTCAGAGAAGTTGTCCCACAGGATGTAGCCGCGGAAGTTGTCGGTCGGGGTGAAGCCCAGGGTGACCCGTGCGGCCCAGATCTCGCGGTCGTCGATGTCCTGGCCGTTCAGGGTGTTGTCGGTATAGCCGTCGCGCTGGAGAGCGAACCCGGCGGCGCGCAGCTGGAACATCTCGCCGAGCGGCACATTCACAAAGCCCTGCAACTTGATGCTGTTGTAGTTGCCGAACTCGGCGGTGATCGAGGCGTTGAACTCGTCGGACGGCTTGTTGGTGATGACGTTGACCACGCCGCCGGTGGCGTTGCGACCGTAGAGCGTGCCCTGCGGTCCGCGCAGCACCTCGACCCGTTCAACATCGTAGAACTCTGCGTCGGCCAAGCGGTTCGAGGTCAGCGGGACGTTGTTGTGGTGGATCCCGACGCCGTCGTCGCCGCCGGTCGAGACCAGCTGGGCGCCGACGCCGCGGATCTGGAAGTTGGTGCGCAGGGCGCGGCGGGTGAAGGTGAGGTTCGGGACCGACTGGACCAGGTTTCCGGCGGTGTCGATGCCTTGCGACTTCAGCGCCTGCTCGCTGAAGGCCGACACCGCGATGGGAACGTCCTGCACGGACTCTTCCCGTTTCTGGGCGGTGACGATCAATTCTTCGATGACGTTTCCGCCCGAGGACTGAGCCCAGACGGGCGTGGACCAGACAAGCGCGAGCGCAGACGCAGAAGCCAGCAAGGCTTTGGCCATTCTTCCCTCCCTAGTCCCCAGAAGCGGGGATCTTGTCGACGGTTCCTGGTCGAGCCGGACCGTTCAGGGTTGAAAGCTTGAGCCTGACTTTCCCCCGCGTCAAACGTGTTTGTTAACGTTGTTCTTTGAGCCGGTATGCGTCGCCTTTCAGCCGAACGGCTTATCCAGGCTGGGTTGTGGCGCGGTGAACCAGGCTGCGCCGGCCTCGGTAACGTGGAAGTGATCTTCCAGTCGGACGCCGAACGAATCCGGGATCACGATCATCGGCTCGTTGGAAAAGCACATCCCGGGGGCGAGCGGGGTCTTGTCGCCGCGCACGAGATACGGCGCTTCGTGGATCGACAGGCCGATGCCGTGGCCGGTGCGGTGGGGCAGGCCAGGGAGTTCGTAGTCGGGGCTGAGACCGGCGGCGGCCAGCACGCGGCGGGCGACGGCGTCGATCTCCTCGCAGGGGACGCCGGGCCGGACGGCGGCGAAGGCCGCGGCCTGGGCCTGCTTTTCCAGCTCCCAGATCTTGCGCTGTTCGGGCGAGGCCTCGCCGAACACATAGGTGCGGGTGATGTCGGAGTGGTAGCCCTGGACCTGGCAGCCGGTGTCGATCAGCACGATCTGCCCGTCCTCGAGCGCCTGCTCGCCGGGCAGGCCGTGCGGGTAGGCGCTGGCCAGGCCGAACTGCACTGCGCAGAAGTAGGAGCCGTTGTCGGCGCCGAGGGCGCGATGGGCCTGGTCGATGAAGCGGCGGACCTCGCCGGTGGTGATCCCCGGCGCCAGGATGCGCGCGGCGCGGCGGTGGACCTCGAGCGTCATGGCCTTGGCCTGGGACATCAGGGCCAGCTCGGCCGGCGACTTGATCATCCGGCAGCCGTCGACGACCGGCGCGCCGTCCAGCAGCTTGAGGGCCGGCGCGGCCTTGGCCACGCCATTGAACACGAAGAAGGGCAGGGCGGGGTCGATGGCCAGCGAGGCCGCGCCGTCCAGCGCCCGTGCGGTCAGCTCATAGGGGCTCTCGTGCTCCTCCCAGAGCAGCAGTTCGGCGTCGACGCCGAGGGCGGCCTCCAGCGAGCCGAGCTCGAAGCGCGGGCAGATCATCCGCAGGTCGCCCTGGCGCGGCAGCACCATCGCGACCAGCCGTTCGGTCGGCCCCCAGGCGACGCCGGTGAAGTAGCGCAGGCTGGGGCCGGCGCCGATGATCAGCGCTTCTGCGCCGATCTCGTCCATCAGCTCGCGGGCGCGGGCGATGCGGGCGAGCCGTTCCTGGCGGGTGATGGCTGGGGCCGGATTGGGCCACGGCGCCAGGTCTGCGAGTTCGGTCTGGGCCGTCGAGCCGCCGATGCCGTTGGTCATGTCACGCTCCGGTACTGAAGGGCGCCGCGCGCTGGCGGCGCAGCAGGCGGGCCCGTATATACGCGGCCATGGCTGAAGCCTTCAACGAACTCACCCTGCCGACCGCCAAGGCCGAGCGCTACGCCGCCCTGGCCGAGGAGATCGCCGCGGTCCTCGACGGCGAGCCCAATCGCACGGCCCGCATGGCGAGCGTCGCCTCGATGCTGGCGGCGACCTTCGAGACCTTCTTCTGGACCGGCTTCTACGTGGTCGATCCGGACAAGGAGCGCGAGCTGGTGGTCGGCCCCTACCAGGGCACGCTCGGCTGCCTGCGCATCGCCTTCGGGCGCGGGGTCTGCGGGGCCGCGGCGGCCAGCGGCCAAACCCAGCTGGTGCCGGACGTCCACGCTTTCCCGGGGCACATCGCCTGCGATGGCCGCTCGCAGAGCGAGGTCGTGGTCCCGGTGTTCGACGCCGCCGGCGCCCTGATCGCGGTGCTGGACGTCGATTCCGACCGGCTGGCGGCGTTCGACGAAGTCGACGCCCATTGGCTGGAAAAGATCGTGCGGAACACCTTCGCCGTCTAGCTGGCGCTGACGGGACGTCAGTCTGGACTCAAGGGGCCGGGCGGGCGCGTACTTGCGTGCAAGAACGTGGGTACGGGAGCGCCTTGGCGTGCAGACGTACGATCTGATCATCGTCGGCGGCGGCATCGGCGGTTCGGCCCTGGCCGCGGTGATGGCGCAGGCCGGGCGCTCGGT
This region includes:
- a CDS encoding TonB-dependent receptor; protein product: MAKALLASASALALVWSTPVWAQSSGGNVIEELIVTAQKREESVQDVPIAVSAFSEQALKSQGIDTAGNLVQSVPNLTFTRRALRTNFQIRGVGAQLVSTGGDDGVGIHHNNVPLTSNRLADAEFYDVERVEVLRGPQGTLYGRNATGGVVNVITNKPSDEFNASITAEFGNYNSIKLQGFVNVPLGEMFQLRAAGFALQRDGYTDNTLNGQDIDDREIWAARVTLGFTPTDNFRGYILWDNFSEDDTRGARKQLCQKDLGLTNVLGVPTGAAQAAFTQGCLPASVYGDNVYGTTNQLSTFTGIIARQIGLQTTDAFAGKTISRNLREIEVYGRPTYRPRTDLYELNLEWDITPELTATSLTSYNENENYTRGDSTGGFSSVPFGITPFTPNGVLNDPQFGVTDRLMSESGGTSHNEQWTQELRLQSNFDGAFNFNVGGIYLDYEATSITYVATNAATAAVRVVQPLAYVDPLRDPDFTGHNYYISLSEYKLESKAAFGELYWQATDDLRVTLGLRYTDDKKWTRGSGSTLFTPGRGPTFTADQEVQFQETTGRLNVDWSPDLSFTDDTLIYASYSKGYKGGGFNPPGVVTLGLNPSYEPEFVNAYEIGTKNTLAGGRLLLNLTGFYYDYQGYQIGRSVNRSVYNENIDAKIWGVEMESIWEPIDNLRLNANIGYLNTEIEKGMVVDTFNRTQDNSAYIYANSTNGGCILNAQGVANLLRVPGGSTLLANFACGGTGSGTSTIRGRLLAAGVAPATADALTNAVYNYGPGVSRFANGAGEGVIQDLSGNDLPNAPEWTVSLGAQYRWELPNGWNATLRGDYYRQSESFMRYNNAFFDNIEAWENVNASLIFANPDIDLNVQLFVKNLLDDDTIVGFDIADENLGATRSVFLLDPRLYGISITKGF
- a CDS encoding Xaa-Pro peptidase family protein, with translation MTNGIGGSTAQTELADLAPWPNPAPAITRQERLARIARARELMDEIGAEALIIGAGPSLRYFTGVAWGPTERLVAMVLPRQGDLRMICPRFELGSLEAALGVDAELLLWEEHESPYELTARALDGAASLAIDPALPFFVFNGVAKAAPALKLLDGAPVVDGCRMIKSPAELALMSQAKAMTLEVHRRAARILAPGITTGEVRRFIDQAHRALGADNGSYFCAVQFGLASAYPHGLPGEQALEDGQIVLIDTGCQVQGYHSDITRTYVFGEASPEQRKIWELEKQAQAAAFAAVRPGVPCEEIDAVARRVLAAAGLSPDYELPGLPHRTGHGIGLSIHEAPYLVRGDKTPLAPGMCFSNEPMIVIPDSFGVRLEDHFHVTEAGAAWFTAPQPSLDKPFG
- a CDS encoding GAF domain-containing protein, whose amino-acid sequence is MAEAFNELTLPTAKAERYAALAEEIAAVLDGEPNRTARMASVASMLAATFETFFWTGFYVVDPDKERELVVGPYQGTLGCLRIAFGRGVCGAAAASGQTQLVPDVHAFPGHIACDGRSQSEVVVPVFDAAGALIAVLDVDSDRLAAFDEVDAHWLEKIVRNTFAV